GTATACAACTCTTGCATATAAAGTGCCCTTTATCCTACTTATGTTCCGGGATTGTTCCAGTGAATTGAAACGAGGAAAATAATCCGGCACAAGTGTATATTACCTATACTACgcgtatacacatatgtacatCCCGTGCAAGGATACAGCGTATATCACTCTTCGCCGAGATAAATCCCTATTTTCCACTGTAAAACCATCTGGGGAAATAATCTGTCTCATTCTTCACACCGAATTGCTCTGGTGTACACACTGTGCTGCATTGCCGCACTGCTTCCTCCATCCCGTAACTGTAGTTCGGCGTACAGATGCTTATACATCTCTCTGCGTACCTACACTCGTACCTTATACCTCTGGCTGAGGTGATTTGTTGCTAGGTTTGGACCAGGAAATTTCAACTGCTCGGATCTTATTTGCAGTATGTTACCCAGCTGCTACATTGATCTTCTGGTTGTGTTTTCTACTCGAATCTCGTCAACGGTATTATGGTATACAGGGTGTTTTCGAATAAACTGGCTGTACGTTGGTTTGCCTACTGCTGAgggaaacaatatttgtttaatatcggtaaaacagactTACCGAGTTGTCGTTTAAAATCCTCGCGAATGAGCTGGAACTGCCGGTATTGCCAAGTTGTGTGGATTTGCCCAAGCAGTTGTTTCGTTACTTATAATCAATGCTGAAGCGTTCAGCGATCGCGTTCCGGAGTCACGTTAAAGTGATCATATTACTTGACTTGACTAATTGGCGTGTTTATGACTCGGTAGGTTTGTTTTACCGGTATTAGTTTCCCTCAGTGGTAGGCAATCCAACATACTGAGGTGTTTATGCGTAAACAATATCCTGTATAGGTGTGAAGTGAAGgagagacgaagaagaagaagagaaaatatacGCGTGCAAGGGTTTCAATGCTTCAGACATTCAAAATCAATTCAGTGCCTCCGAATGTAAAGTTGagctgaaaaataattgttttctcaAAATGGTGAACGGGATTTAGATTCTTCACGGCGAAACTGGCGAAGTCGAGTTTGTCGATCGGACGACTGCTTTTAGCGAACGATTCCCAAGGGAGTAATAAACTACATAGAGCGGGCGGGACGCACTCCGCGTAAAACTAACTCGATAGCCGACCGTCCAGCAGCGTTGTAGCCTGGAAAAGTGAAAGCTCAGCAAATCTGGAGGTTCCAGATTATGGCTATTCCGACCGCAATTCTACCGGCCGATATCACACGCGTCACATATATCCCTTGACTGCGGGACGTTTCCGTCAAACGCATACTCGACTCCAACCCCCCTTATACGCCCATGCTTTGGTCCCTCCAGACGCTAACGGACAACCTGGCTAACTCTCTGCAAGGTATTCTGAACATTATCGATGGCGGGTCAACGGCGCCGAGGTTAACCGACGATAGGGAAAGATGAGAGGAAGTAGAGAAAAAGTTACGGCGGTGTATTCATCACGAATTGCGTCGAATAGCGCGTCGAGGAGATTAGAATTTTTAATGAGGTATATGTATCAGTAGACGGTTGAAAAAGTGGATGAATTTTAGGGGTCTAAATATCTCAAGAAAAGGTAATTAATATTGATTGaggtttattttattcacaagTATGCGGATTGAACgttatttacatattatttttcactataaTCAATTGATAGGATAAGTATTGCTAGTGGTAATAACGCGGACGTTTTTGcgatatctcaaaaacgaCTCAGATAAACGATTTACTCAAATTGTGGGAAAATATTTATGGATAGATTATTCTACTTGTCACGAtccgaatttatttttttttcaactaaatGACTAGTTTTGTGAATAATTAGTGACCAGGAGGTAGATGAACATGTTTCGTTTGCCTAACAgttaaacaaatttatataccTGACCGGATTTCGACTAAACCTTCTTCATTCTTCTAAATGACTACTGCTCAAAATTGATATTCGATTGTTCGTCCAGTATTTACAAGTTCTTTATTAAACTATCAATGAAAAGCAtgccaaataaaaaaagtggATCATGGCAAAGAGGTTACTCTAATACTAAATAGATTATCGAAGAATATTATTTCCAAATTTGGAGTAAGTCGGTTGAACcgttttcgaaatatcgtCGCCAATGTAACGTACTTTACCTGTCAAAAACGGTCGATGTTTTCGTCGATAACAATAGTCCCTTGTAAATTTATATCGAACCAATAATTGGTCGTCGAGTTGTGAACATTCGAAATCCCGTACTATTTTAGCTGTCCACGCGTAGATACATACACGGCCTCCATCGTTCAAAAGTACACGCATGAGAAGATTCTTCGTACCACGGAGGTGAAAAGCGTTCCACGGAAACAGGGGTGGGAAGGTGAGAACGAAACGCTAGTGCGATTCGAGAAACAGAGATagagtaagagagagagagagaaagagagagagagagagtgcgagtgagaggggggagggggagaggAAACAATTTCCGGAATGCGATTGACGCGGTGGTATAAAGCCGCGGCCCATCTCTCCGAGGCTAACCAGCTTGGCTGTAGGGTGAAGCCAGAAGGTTTGATATCTGCTAATGAAATTGTCTGCCACTCGGGTGCCCCTTGAAACGGGTAAAACCTGTTGGTATTTACGGTCCGAATTACGTGTGCGTGTGCTCCCACGTTAGATATTTGTTTTACTTTAGAGCGATGCACGTTCCTCTCTATATATGTACGTGACTGGTTCTTCGGaccatttatattatacggcAGTAAATTCGCGAGAGTGGTAGGTGTCTACCAGGAGGTTTCCTTGAAAGGACCTGCCCGACTTTCACGGTCATCTAGTTTATACGCGCAGCCGACTTCGTCAGAATTTCACCAGCACGGTAAGGAGAGTGGTCATAGAGATATTAAGATCGAGGATGTGAGACATGGGCTCTCATCCCAGTGGGAACTGGGCACGTCCGGTGAATCGAGAGCGAAGAAAGATCAGGGAGCCATAGCCGTCTCTCTTTTACGACGTGTCCgcgaaagagaaagaaacggCTCTCCGATGTTTATTCTCTCTTCATTCACCGGAGGTTTTCAGCGCAGCCTCACCTCGTCTATCTTAATATCCCTACAAGAGTAACCGACGCCATTCTTGATAGGCGAGAGGTTACGGTTAACTGTCACTTGTCAGCCGGTCGATTCTAGAGAATTTGTTCTTGCTAGTGAAAGTTTGCTTTTAGGTTACGAGCATGCAGGATGTCAGCCAATCAAAATTAAGCGAGTTGAATCTCGCACGCTACGAGCAGGTtctgtcagaaaaaaaaaacctctcgGTATAAGCCAGCTCGCATTTGACGCGATTTTCCGAGCGCGAACGCCCGGCTTGAATCTACAGATACATTATATAGAGGAAAAGGTAAAAAGCAGAAAAGCAGTCGAATGGGAGGGAAGAAGTCAGATTTGCCGAGGGCTTGGCTCTGCTTAGCTTGGCTTGGCTTTTCGAGGCTCGTGAATTCAGTTTCGGGATACCTTCGCTCGCTTCTGCTAAAgtagctctctctctctctctctctctctctctctctctctctctctctctcctccccCCCACCCGCCTTCCTCTATTTTCCTCTTCACTCCTGCTCTTTGTAACCGCGTTAGTTGTTCGCCCTGTCTgggtgataaaaaatgtatccTGGCCCAGTCTCCTCTtattcttctacttcttcttttttcattcagcCACGGTGTACATCATCAGCGCGGTGTGCGAGGGCGTCTGACGCTTCGCCCTCGCCTTTAGTCGTCTCTTCAACCGCAAAGCTCGTTACCCGCGTTGTAATTGATCCCAAAACTTTGATTTCAAAGCCTTTAGGCCGCGGGCTTTTCTTTACTGACGAGCGGCGCCCTCCTCATCGTAAATTTTGCGATCTCGGTCGCTCGAAGTTCCCATTTGTAAAATCGAGTGCGAAGGTCGTTATTAGAAGCTCTGTAGGTCGGTGTCCATTTGCAGGATTTTTCGTTTTAggactcgttttttttttactccgttACAGCCGTGTTCTGCGCAAGGGTTGCAATTCCTGTTGCGGAAAAAGATGTGAGAACGAGGTAATATATCACTTTATTTCATTCCTGTTTCAATTTACCACCCGTAAAAGAGTTTCGTGCTTTTATCGTGAAAGTTTTTCTCCACCTCCTCTTCCTCATTCTCATACTCATCCTCCGTTTTCAAGACGGGAAATAAGGGAAGCGAACGACCAACCGAGGCACCGTGGCCATGGGAATATAAAGCATCGATAGGCCTCAAGTACTCTCGAACTAACTACGTTTCAGGGGGAAATATCTCCTGACCAGACTAGCTCTCCTCTTCCCATCTAACCTTGTTCTCTTTCCGAACCGAGAGCGAACTACGCGTATAAGTCAATTCTGCCAAAGTTTTATATCAACGTCTGCTACAATCATCGCGTGTATCGATCTGCTGAGGCCGAATTCACTTTAGCCGTTCGATCTTTGAACTCTAATTTTCAGGGgattgatttatttaattgaaaaatatccgaGTGTGTATGAAAACTAAGTTCTCCTCCGGGTATTACTCTTTACTCAATTATTAATGGTTTACAAAACCGAATGGCGAAACGTTGTTGAAATGTGGAACGGATCAAAGAGTGCGATGCGGAATAATTCGATGATACGATACATAAACGCCCCCCTTGACACGGAGGTCAAAACATAAAATGAGCAATTGATCGTCGGTCTCGGCAATTAGTCGCATGAAATTAATCTACCAGAGTAATCGGGCGAAAGAGACGCGTTTAAGGTAAAAGGCGATCTCCGGTTTATACGTATGCAATTAGAGCatgtaggtatgtattatTCTGTTACAATTCCATGCATTTTATTGGCAAGCTCGCAAGGTGAAAGGAAGCTTTTGCACATATATAaacataattaattaatcattcgATCGCTTCGTTCGTGACGGGAATAAATTATCTGTGTATTGGTACAGAATTATCATAAGTCCTCGAACGAGTCGATAATTTTAATTCAGGTTGCAGGTAAGAGCTATCACCGAATCGAATTAGGACCTGTCGATTAATTAAACGTCAATGTTTACATATTATTGAATTCGGGTTGGGTCGAGGTACGAGAGGAGAAGCTTGCTCGAAGCTTGCTTTGGCATTCCGTTTattaaatacttttttattcttaataatataatcatatTTTCATAGCATACGTCAGTTATTTACATGGGTTTCggtacttctttttttttttctcctctcctttCGGGTTTTTGGTATAGGTATCTGGATAGTTGAGACGATCAGACGAATTTAGGGTAGATCGGCACTCATCTTGCGGAGATCGGTGAGTCTCCGGCTCTTCTTTCCTCTTCCTTGcagcaataaatatatatgtatacatacggaCCTAGAAACTGCGGCGTTGAATCGCCCGTGACGCCTTCCGGAGAACGATCGTTGACCTCGGACCTCTTCCTCCTGATCCTCCTTCTCTGCGGAGGTAACAACCGTCCCACATACAACAAGACTGTTCGTTACCTTCGGTCAAGTTTCTTTCTCCGAGTGGCCGTCGGGGATTCGGTCAGAAACGCGTGGCCCTCCCTAAACCGATGCTTCCCTCTCACGTGGGATAGAGGCTCGTAAAACTCGGTATCCTCCAGCTGACCGTCGCCAGCAGGGAGACGAGGAAGTTACTCGCGAGAATGGCGGGGCTCAGATTTCGCCGATCGCCCCCGTGCATTGCCGCCGGTTTTTCCTCCtctgaaaatagaagaataaAGCAAAGGTGAGGGTGCGGCTCGAGTCGTTCTCGGACGTGATTTTTCACCGCCATATCGAAATACGGATGTACAGAGGTTCGATTCGTTCGGGCGGATTAGCCTGTTTTCATTGACGAAAATGAGATCAGCTGACCCCCCTCACGCTTATAATTCGTGATATCGACGGGGTTGATAGGGAGGTTTCTTTGATCCCTGCAAAGCGGCGAGGATTTGCCGAGCCGTTTTCCGCTCAGCCGCGTCTTTTCGATGAACGCATTGCTAATCTGATGACCCGGGAGTATCGCCTGACCCGGGCCGATTTAATGAATACTTAATGCAAGCCCTTCCTCGGCAAGATTCCGCCCCGAGCGCGTTCCGTGTCTTTGAAATGAACGCGGTTGCGCGGAGGAAAATCTATGAACGGATTAGTAACGCGTGGAgtggaaaattgttttcccTCTACTTGTAATTGGCATCGGGCAGATTGCGGTGCACAGGGCTAATCTGAATCCCAAAAGTTTAAACCCGTCGCGCTGTTGAACTGTTCTAACAGCGTTTTCCTCAGATACGAAGAACCCTCGTGTTCCCGGGGTGTTTATGGATCAGATACATAACCGGCGGCATCGCTGTGCCAAACTTCGAATATCACACCGAGGGGGTGAAGCAGACACGTTTTTCGCCTGCGGGATGCTAATTCGAAAACCTGGTAACCTCAGTGAGAAACATTATAGTTGTCAtagtgactagaaaaattcagtaaaacaggtatcgtcaactgtttgaatattgttggaattacgaaacaCGAGATACAcgttttgcgctattgtcgatccttttttggtaattgcaatgcaaaatcagtttcttcgatTTACTCTACTTTCTTAGTTAGATAAGGCTttgacatcaatttattgttgcacaagcattaaattttcgcaacagttccAAGAAAATATCGTAACAGTCATCGCAATGAGCAAGAAtggtaacggatactagattttctggtaacagctagaaaactaattttcattttctacctggaactacatttttcgattgtggtaaaaaatgaaaatagttaaggaccgagcgttaaccggaactaaaaattttatctcagTGCTGCACCCACCGTCTCGTTTTTTCCCTACTCGGGAGTCCATTGGAAGCTTCATTCCTGATTATGACTTGCCTACAATTTTCTACGGTACACaggtgtatacatattatctATACACGTACATGTAACAATCCTCGCCGAATGACCAATGAACGGGGAATTGTTTTATGTGTGTATGCGGCTGGGCGAGCTCTCATCCCCTTGTTGCAGCTAACTTGGTGTATTCAAATTACCAGAGATATTTCATCTCGGTTTCATCGCGTTGCCCTGAGGGAGCGTTGCCTGGGTCGTTTCCACGCTATCGCCTGTTGTACGGTTATAGGTTCGATACTTACCCGGTTCAAGCAATAAATATCCGATTGAAAATGACGCGAATTTGAATAACGGTTCGAGCCGCTTCGCCAGAGACGGATTTTCAACATCGAATCGTTAATCCTCGGACCCGCTTCGATGTCTTCTGtgtttaaaaataactttacaatcattttaaattaagaaaattatgCACAGAAACGGGGAAACGTCACGTTGCGCGACGTTCGAATTAAGGTTACAGATGTATTCTGTACATATTGTGAGAGTTGAACATTACTGTGTCAAGCCGGACTCGGCGTTTGAGACAAGGATTAGGTGGGAGAGGAAATCCGTTTCAAACAGGGGATTCTACGAGAAGACGCCGCAGGAAGAACAGTGACTCAATACCTGGTAGTtctcatttcaattattctttgACAATTTCACAACGTGCCTGTCAACTTCATCAATGCTTTCTAGTCtaagtttttcaaaaacaagtcaaaagttgagaaatttataaagtgtATTAGCaacgaaaagtgaaaagccgtctacgaaaatgaaaactgcGGAACCGACTTCGACAACGATAAACGAAATCAAAgttaagtaaaataaaaagggTCAACAAAAGTAacgatgatttgaaaaaaaaagactagtTATAGATGCATTGATATAAAAAAGCATTCTATGCATGAAACGCGTATTTTAATCTTGCGAATTAATTGATGGACGAATGAATGATTCAAAGTGAGTAATTTTTGCaactttatttatacaattatacacccctgatttatttattttttaaagaaatgaacgtgtttttaattttcacttcgtCCGTGCAATTAAGCAAAATCATGATTTacaacatattttttcacccttaCTCCGGATATTGACAAAATAAATGATCCATTAGATATACACAAGTAGTTAAAACAAATCGTCACAATttacatataggtatgtatcaTCATTCTCAAGAACGTCGAGTGCGATCGGTGAGACGCGAGAGGAATAACAATTTCGCTTCGGGCGAGACCCTTTTTACTCTAATTCAATGTTAGCATGACTGCTGCTGGGTGGTAGCGAGGtattttgaaatgtttcatATTCCATCAGATATACGGTTACGGGTGACGAGGCATGTATCCATCCGTCGGCGTATTCCTCAAGACaggcaataaatttttcatctccgtTCAGCGAGGCGAAATATCTGTGAATAATTTAACCCCGTTTCATATGGGTGAAAATTCACGTACGTGAACTGCACTTGGCTACTCCGGCCCAAGCGCATCTTAGTCGATAAGTTTTAGGGCTTCCGGACTACTGAAACCATTCGGTGAACCTCGATCTATCTACTGCTCATGCGCGAAggcgggaaatttgaaatctgTACAGTTAGAATGCGCGGTAGGTCGATTTTgggggcttggaaaaatttcggtGGTCTCGAAGCCTTCTGGCCTGTCTACTGACCTTCGATAACGTGAACTATGACGTATGCTGGCCTCGCGTTGCTCGGGACACAAGTGTAGTTGCCACCGTGGGATGGTTTCGCCTTATCAACGACCAATATGGAGCCCGTCGTCGTCGCCTCCACCCTGACACCAGGCTCCACGTCGTAGTTGATCATCCTGCCCTGGCGATACCAGAATAAATAGACCGGCGGCTCCGTCGACGACATCAGCTGGCACTCCAAACGTAGGCTCGAGCCTTGCTTGACATGGAGGTCTGGTGCTCCAGGTATTATGGCATATGCCTCGGTTACCTTCAGTCGGGCGAAATTCTGCTGGACCGGGTGCGTGGCGACCTGGAAAGAACTTTTGTAACCACCTTTTTCTGGGCATTGTTTTTTGCTAGGAGGTGCGCGTCGTGCAAGCGTACGGTGAAATTATATGATCCCGGAACCGAAGTAATGATCGAAAATCAACCGACCTGATGGAGGAAACAAAATGATGCAAAAACTTTACGTGTACCAAGGAAAAATGTTGGCGCGGACTTCTGTAGACTATAATTTGCTGTCGATCTAACGACATATGATGTCTAAATCTTCGAAGTGACCGCAAAAATAGTTCCAGAGTGTAATTCACACCAGCCACTTTTATCGCGACTTTTTTCACACAGAACTGCAAACTTGATATTTTCAGGTTTTGGCCACAGGAAGTTAGCCGTAATTTACATCGCCCTCCTTCTCGTAACATATATGCGACTGTGTGTGTCTATGTCTTCTGAAGTTAGCTCTACGACTGTTTTAACGACTGTTTTATTGTCCATTGGCCGGACTCAAACGTACACCCGCTGGTGTTTCAACGGGATATAAACTCTCGAAGAAGAGTCTGCAAACAGGACCTAAATCCCCCATTTAtcacgaaaaaattcaaattaggGCAATAATGTATACTGTGTTTTGTAACTTTCCGCTTTTCCAAGAGATCCAGgaagttattattataatgacCCCGTGAATGACAAGTCGAGTTCTCATTGGGTATCCACGTTTACGTATGTAGAtaaaggttttttttaaccacTAATTCCTGTAACGGACACCTGAGTGCAGAGATTGATTCTTTCGTGCCAAACAATATCTCGAAAATGActaaacgtatttttaatatcttgGTCTCAATTAACGCGATTATTTCTAACTGAAAACTGTTTACATTTTGATCAAAACTTGTCGAACTCAATCCATAGGCTTTTGCgaaaatgaacatttttttgtcCGATAAAACTCGAAAACGGATAAACGAATATAAATGGAATTCAGGCGATTGACTTTCCTAAACTTCGAACTGACAGGggtttcaaaagaaaaaaacaaaaaaaaaaaacggagctAAACCATCGCTGAGTTATCCGtgtaaataaaaagttttctaTCCAATCTCTCCATTTCCGTAAACAATTTGGAAATGGCGTATAGTTCCGTGACTAATACTTCTATGCTAATAGACTTTTCTCTGGTGGTTCCTTGTTTTGTTCCATTTGGCATTCTGAGTAGAGAACGattgaaggaaaaagaaagtgtGAGAAGGACGTTTCACGTCAGAGCTGGTACTAAGGAGAATGtgaaaatcaccaaattgAGATCTTCGGAATATATACGGAAGATCTTTGACCCCGGACTAGCCATCCTTGAGTTCTTGACTTCCCTTCGTGCACGAATCTGACATTTCCACGGGGCGGACCTTTGGAATCTAAGGCCAGGCTGACCGATATGTCAGCTCTAATGACCCGTCGCTAATTGTTCCCCGCTAGGCTAATCTCTTTTTAACTGATATTTAAACGCGCGTTTAATTCGGGCGGACAGCTTATGCGGTCCGGCGGGGCGGCTTTCGGATACATCGTAATTGGTATGCAGGGAGGGCAAATAGCCGTTGATGGCATCACCTGACACTCGTAGACCCCGGCGTCCTGAAAAGTGACTCCTCTGATTAGGAGAGCCCAGTCCGAGCTCGAGGGTCGTATCACAAAGCGACTGTCCACCGAATGCGTCGCTGCTCCTACGGTCAAAAGTTGGCGATCCCTGCGCCGGATCCACGTTACCTGAAACAGCAAAGGGTCTCAGGTTAGCCCATCGAATCAAACGGGAATTCAGTTTgcattttattgatttattgaTTGCGGGAATATACGCGACTGTTTCGGTCATTTATGGTTCGGAAAATTCGGAAATTGACTGTCGAGGAGGTTGGACAGTTGGGAATTAATCACTTTCGTCGATTTGTTCGCGAGATTGTCGCGTGTTCAGAGTAattcatcaaatttatttattcgtaagAGCTATGAGGATTTTGCTTGAAATGCAAGAAAAAGATTctaaaattctttatttcaaattgCTCAAAAATGGTGGAAAATTTAGGAAATTTAGGAAATTTAGGAAAGGTATAatgatttgtattttcaaaatctaaacTAACCCTGGGATCCCCAAATGCGTTGAAATTTCGCCGAAACACGATCATAGTGAGTAAAAAAAGACTGAACGTGAACTTGCTCGCGTTTTA
This genomic stretch from Neodiprion pinetum isolate iyNeoPine1 chromosome 6, iyNeoPine1.2, whole genome shotgun sequence harbors:
- the LOC124221608 gene encoding limbic system-associated membrane protein isoform X1, translated to MKRHFVLIALAIEINLYFAEGDARHQQNSISNNLPSPLNGPSGKNEEIPDGPIREVLAQTGSTATLPCKLTDPGAGIVTWIRRRDRQLLTVGAATHSVDSRFVIRPSSSDWALLIRGVTFQDAGVYECQVATHPVQQNFARLKVTEAYAIIPGAPDLHVKQGSSLRLECQLMSSTEPPVYLFWYRQGRMINYDVEPGVRVEATTTGSILVVDKAKPSHGGNYTCVPSNARPAYVIVHVIEEEEKPAAMHGGDRRNLSPAILASNFLVSLLATVSWRIPSFTSLYPT
- the LOC124221608 gene encoding limbic system-associated membrane protein isoform X2, coding for MKRHFVLIALAIEINLYFAEGDARHQQNSISNNLPSPLNGPSGKNEEIPDGPIREVLAQTGSTATLPCKLTDPGAGIVTWIRRRDRQLLTVGAATHSVDSRFVIRPSSSDWALLIRGVTFQDAGVYECQVATHPVQQNFARLKVTEAYAIIPGAPDLHVKQGSSLRLECQLMSSTEPPVYLFWYRQGRMINYDVEPGVRVEATTTGSILVVDKAKPSHGGNYTCVPSNARPAYVIVHVIEDISPR